A region from the uncultured Bacteroides sp. genome encodes:
- a CDS encoding class I fructose-bisphosphate aldolase, which produces MSSTKISNLLGDQAEYYLGHVSKTIEKSLIHIPSPTIIDDVWTSSDRNIPTLNSLQALLGHGRLANTGYLSILPVDQGIEHTAGASFAPNPLYFDPENIVKLAIEGGCNAVASTFGVLGSVARKYAHKIPFIVKLNHNELLSYPNTYDQIMFGTVKEAWNMGAVAVGATIYFGSDQSRRQLIEVSEAFEYAHELGMTTILWCYLRNSGFKKDGVDYHSAADLTGQANHLGVTIQADIVKQKLPTNNGGFTAINFAKTDKRVYTELSSEHPIDLCRYQVANGYMGRVGLINSGGESNGASDLKDAVITAVVNKRAGGMGLISGRKAFQKPMKDGVELLNTIQDVYLDSAITIA; this is translated from the coding sequence ATGAGCAGTACTAAAATTAGTAATTTGTTAGGTGATCAGGCAGAATATTATCTCGGTCACGTTAGTAAAACAATAGAGAAATCACTCATTCATATTCCCTCTCCCACAATAATAGATGATGTATGGACCTCCTCGGATAGAAACATCCCCACGTTAAACAGTTTGCAGGCATTACTGGGTCACGGTAGGTTGGCCAATACAGGTTATCTCTCCATTCTCCCCGTTGATCAGGGAATAGAGCATACGGCCGGTGCTTCGTTTGCACCTAATCCGCTTTATTTTGATCCGGAAAATATTGTGAAGTTGGCCATCGAAGGCGGATGCAACGCAGTAGCTTCTACTTTTGGGGTATTGGGATCCGTAGCACGAAAATACGCACATAAAATACCTTTTATTGTGAAACTGAATCACAATGAATTGCTGAGTTACCCAAATACGTACGATCAGATTATGTTTGGAACAGTGAAGGAAGCCTGGAATATGGGTGCAGTAGCTGTCGGAGCAACCATTTATTTTGGTTCCGATCAAAGCAGAAGGCAGCTGATAGAGGTGTCTGAAGCTTTTGAATATGCACACGAACTGGGAATGACTACCATTTTGTGGTGCTATTTAAGGAACAGTGGTTTCAAGAAAGATGGGGTGGATTATCATTCGGCAGCCGATCTTACAGGACAGGCTAATCATCTGGGTGTTACCATTCAGGCAGATATAGTGAAACAAAAACTGCCTACAAACAACGGTGGATTTACGGCGATCAATTTTGCCAAAACAGATAAAAGAGTGTATACCGAACTGAGTTCGGAGCATCCTATAGACTTATGCAGATACCAGGTAGCCAATGGTTACATGGGAAGAGTGGGATTGATTAATTCCGGCGGAGAATCGAACGGTGCTTCTGACTTAAAAGATGCTGTGATTACGGCTGTAGTCAACAAAAGAGCAGGTGGTATGGGCTTGATAAGCGGACGAAAAGCTTTCCAGAAACCAATGAAAGATGGCGTTGAATTGCTGAATACCATTCAGGATGTTTATTTAGATTCTGCTATAACCATCGCTTAA
- a CDS encoding helix-turn-helix transcriptional regulator: protein MDTTSIEKFYQQMASSLNSDVNAILPKDILKEIGHFNVFNLEELIARSEGKNTMPYDRRTYYKISLIKGRNRAEYSDKVIEIENNALLFATPKIPYNWIPKDLNQSGYFCIFTDEFLVSGKSGIQLDELPIFKPGGYPIFEITDQEAEELTYIFKNMQKEIASEYVHKYDLIRNYVMELIHFGQKLQPAAALYQTHNASSRVASLFLELLERQFPISSSRQKLSLRTAKDYADRLSVHVNHLNKVLKENTGKTTTELINNRVLQEAKILLKQTDWSVSEVAFTLGFEEVAHFSNFFKKQTTFSPVHFRS, encoded by the coding sequence ATGGATACAACTTCGATTGAGAAATTCTATCAACAAATGGCTTCCTCGTTAAATTCAGACGTAAACGCCATTTTACCTAAAGACATCCTAAAGGAAATAGGTCATTTCAATGTGTTCAACCTGGAAGAACTGATTGCCCGAAGCGAGGGAAAAAACACAATGCCTTATGATCGTCGTACATACTATAAAATCAGCCTGATAAAAGGAAGGAACAGAGCAGAATATTCTGACAAAGTAATTGAAATTGAGAACAACGCACTGTTATTTGCCACTCCCAAAATACCGTATAACTGGATCCCCAAAGACCTGAATCAAAGTGGATATTTCTGCATATTCACAGACGAGTTTCTTGTTTCCGGCAAATCGGGAATACAACTGGACGAGCTACCTATTTTCAAACCGGGAGGCTATCCTATATTCGAAATCACAGATCAGGAAGCGGAAGAGCTGACGTACATTTTCAAAAACATGCAAAAAGAAATAGCCTCCGAATATGTGCACAAATACGATTTAATTCGAAATTATGTGATGGAATTAATACATTTCGGACAGAAACTTCAACCCGCTGCAGCACTTTACCAAACACATAATGCCTCGTCGCGTGTTGCTTCTTTGTTTCTCGAACTCTTGGAAAGACAATTCCCTATCAGCTCTTCGCGGCAAAAGCTGAGTCTGCGAACAGCAAAAGACTATGCCGACCGTTTGTCTGTTCATGTTAATCATTTAAATAAAGTTTTAAAAGAAAACACGGGTAAAACCACCACCGAACTGATCAACAACAGGGTATTGCAGGAAGCCAAAATACTACTGAAACAGACGGACTGGAGTGTATCTGAAGTTGCCTTCACACTAGGATTCGAAGAAGTAGCTCATTTCTCAAATTTCTTTAAAAAGCAAACAACTTTTTCACCTGTTCACTTTCGCTCATAA
- a CDS encoding SDR family oxidoreductase, protein MNTEKKTALVTGGSRGLGKNMALNLAKKGIDVVITYNSKKEDAEAVVSEIKQMGRKAAALQLNTGDAKSFDRFFNQLKAVLTEEFQTEKFDFLINNAGIGIHATFAQTTEEQFDSLMQIHLKGPYFLTQKALALMNDGGGIVNISSGLARFCNPGYSAYGTMKGGIEVLTRYQAMELGSRGIRVNAVAPGAIETDFGGGIVRDNTQVNRMVASSTALGRVGLPNDIGSVVAFLCTEDAKWINAQRIEVSGGANL, encoded by the coding sequence ATGAATACAGAAAAGAAAACAGCATTAGTTACCGGCGGAAGCCGCGGACTAGGAAAGAACATGGCTTTGAACCTTGCCAAAAAAGGCATCGATGTTGTTATTACTTACAACAGCAAAAAAGAAGACGCCGAGGCCGTAGTCTCTGAAATTAAGCAAATGGGGCGGAAAGCTGCCGCTCTGCAACTAAACACTGGTGATGCTAAAAGCTTCGACCGGTTCTTCAATCAATTAAAAGCAGTACTGACAGAGGAATTCCAGACTGAGAAATTCGATTTTTTAATCAATAACGCAGGAATCGGAATTCATGCAACTTTTGCGCAGACAACTGAAGAGCAGTTTGACAGCCTGATGCAAATACACCTAAAAGGTCCGTATTTTCTAACACAAAAAGCACTCGCACTGATGAACGATGGCGGGGGTATCGTCAATATCTCGTCCGGATTAGCCAGATTCTGCAATCCCGGATATTCGGCTTATGGCACAATGAAAGGCGGCATTGAAGTACTTACCCGGTACCAGGCTATGGAGCTCGGGTCAAGAGGTATTCGTGTAAACGCAGTTGCGCCGGGAGCTATTGAAACCGATTTTGGAGGCGGAATAGTACGCGACAATACCCAAGTCAATCGTATGGTTGCTTCGTCAACAGCTTTGGGCAGAGTAGGTTTGCCGAATGACATCGGAAGCGTGGTAGCCTTCCTTTGCACAGAAGATGCCAAATGGATCAATGCACAACGCATCGAAGTATCCGGAGGAGCGAATCTTTAA